The following nucleotide sequence is from Gymnodinialimonas sp. 202GB13-11.
GCGGTTCGGGCAATACACGATCTTCCTGCCGCTTCTGCTGAAGCCTGCGCCGACTCGACTGCGTCTGGTGATGTGGGGGTTGTGGCAGGGGCTCGATTCCTTCCCCGACAGCCCGCCGCCGGGTCTGGTGACGATCCCGACGGTTGAGGGCGCGCCTGCGGGCCACGCGACGATGGCGGGGTACCGCGTATCGGGGGCACGCTCGATCCGTATTGATATGCTGGAACGGCTGGCGGACCTGCTACGTGGCGAGGATAGCCGGGGTGGGTTTGAAGCCAACCCCGATATGCTGAGCATTTCGGGCCTGACACTGGAGCAATTCGCCGATCTGATGGGCGGGTTGGGCTACAAGGCTGAGCCGGGCGAGCGAGTGAAAGTGAAGGCCGCGCCTGAGGCTGCAAAGACCGAGGAGGTCGCCACGGAAGAAGCTGCTCAGGGAGAGTCCACGCCGACCGAAGTAGCTGTTGAGCCAGCCGACACCAAAGAGGCACAAAGCGCTGAAGAGGTGTCGGTACGGCCGGATTCCGAAGCCGAAGCAGCGGAGCCGGAAATGGAGGTCTTCTACACCTTCACATGGGCCCCGCGCGGCCGTGGGGCACAGCGCCCGCGCCGTGCCGATGGCCCGCCACAGGGCAAGCGCGGCAAGCCGCAGGGCGGCAAACCCAAAAGCAAGGGTGGCAAGCGCCCGCCACGGGATGACAAGCCCAAGACCTACTCCGCCAAGCCGGAGAAGTCGGGCAAGGTTGATCCGGACAATCCGTTCGCGGTTCTGGCCGCGCTCAAGGACAAGTCCTGAGCGAAGCGGTTCAAAAGGACCGGCTGGATCGCTGGCTGTGGCAGGCGCGGTTCTTCAAGACCCGCAGCCTCGCTGCGCGCGCAGTGTCCGATGGTGCCGTGCGCGTGGATGGGGACAAGGTCTCGAAGTCATCCACGCAAGTCAGCCCCGGTCATGTGCTGACCTTCCCCCAAGGCCGCCAGATTCGTGTTGTGCGGATATTGGCTTTGGCTAAGCGGCGTGGCCCCGCGGCGGAGGCGCAGGCGCTCTATGAGGACCTGACCCCGCGGGCTGAGCCTGTGCCGCCACGGGTTGGGCCGCGCCCAACCAAGAAGGACCGGCGCGATCTGGAAGCCTTTCGAGACACAGAGTAAATCCACGTCACTTGGCAAAGTGTAAACTTTGACTTACACATCCCTGACATGTGCGTGACGCGGCCATTTCGCCGTATTGCATCCCCCAGCGCCCTGCCGTAGCAGGCATCTAGATCGACCGACCAGGACCGCCTGCCCATGACCTACATCGTCAACGACGCCTGCATTGCCTGCAAGTACACC
It contains:
- a CDS encoding RNA-binding S4 domain-containing protein, whose product is MSEAVQKDRLDRWLWQARFFKTRSLAARAVSDGAVRVDGDKVSKSSTQVSPGHVLTFPQGRQIRVVRILALAKRRGPAAEAQALYEDLTPRAEPVPPRVGPRPTKKDRRDLEAFRDTE